From Companilactobacillus heilongjiangensis, one genomic window encodes:
- a CDS encoding ABC transporter ATP-binding protein: protein MKPLLEIKDAVKTIYNDDDNLNILNNINLTINPKDFLVVLGTNGAGKSTLLDAITGTNQLTSGKILLNGDDITGENLAKRSRHISRVYQDPKSGTAPRMTVAENLLLAKRRGLPRRLRLRKLNDHMEEFKKLISNLPTLDNRLNTFTEKLSGGQRQTLSFLMAIIQKPELLLLDEHTAALDPQTSKDLMALTNRIILEKELTCMMITHDLSDALQYGNRLVVLKKGEIILDLNQEEKNKLTEADLLQYF from the coding sequence ATGAAACCATTACTAGAAATTAAAGACGCCGTTAAAACTATTTACAACGACGATGACAATTTAAACATTTTAAATAACATTAATTTAACCATTAATCCCAAAGATTTCTTAGTTGTCCTCGGAACAAATGGTGCTGGTAAATCAACATTATTGGACGCTATTACCGGAACTAACCAACTAACATCGGGCAAAATTTTGTTAAATGGCGACGACATTACCGGCGAAAACTTAGCCAAACGTAGCCGTCACATCAGCCGAGTTTATCAGGATCCAAAATCTGGTACAGCTCCCAGAATGACCGTGGCTGAAAATCTATTGTTGGCCAAAAGACGTGGCTTACCCAGACGTTTAAGATTACGTAAATTAAATGACCATATGGAAGAATTCAAAAAATTAATTTCAAACTTGCCAACATTGGATAATCGCTTGAATACATTTACTGAAAAGCTCTCAGGTGGTCAAAGACAGACGTTGAGTTTCTTAATGGCAATTATCCAGAAGCCTGAATTACTGCTGTTAGATGAACATACAGCGGCTCTGGATCCACAAACAAGCAAAGACTTGATGGCATTAACTAATCGTATCATTTTGGAAAAAGAACTGACTTGTATGATGATTACACATGACCTTTCGGACGCATTGCAATATGGCAATCGTTTGGTTGTTTTGAAGAAAGGTGAAATTATTTTAGATTTGAATCAGGAAGAAAAGAATAAGTTAACTGAGGCTGACTTGTTGCAGTACTTCTAG
- a CDS encoding ABC transporter permease — MNLIVSTISQGFIWSIMAIGLFITFRILDFPDMTVEGSFPLGAVTAISLIQSGHSTLYSLLIAFIFGCLAGFATAFLYAKLNVPILLAGILTMTALYSINLRILGKANMSLTKSTNIFNQFGLDKLPTNFNGIILGIVIIALIIFLLIIFLNTEKGQAVIATGDNETMAASLGINTTVMKFIGLMVSNGIVALTGGLIAQQNGFADVNMGIGVIVIGLSAIIIGEVIYPDVPLSVRLITIVIGSIVYRLILMIVLQLGFNTNDLKLISAIILALCLALPTIRAQFLHTLRNGVKTK; from the coding sequence ATGAATTTAATCGTATCTACTATAAGTCAAGGTTTCATCTGGTCCATCATGGCCATCGGGTTATTCATTACCTTTCGGATTTTGGACTTTCCTGATATGACCGTTGAAGGAAGTTTCCCATTAGGTGCCGTCACTGCTATCAGCTTGATTCAAAGCGGTCACTCAACACTTTATTCACTCTTGATTGCCTTTATCTTTGGTTGTTTAGCCGGATTTGCGACCGCATTTCTCTACGCTAAACTCAACGTTCCCATTCTGCTAGCTGGAATCCTAACAATGACTGCCCTTTACTCAATCAACTTGAGAATCTTGGGTAAAGCCAACATGTCACTAACTAAATCAACTAATATCTTTAACCAATTCGGTTTAGATAAATTACCAACCAACTTTAACGGCATCATCTTAGGTATCGTTATTATTGCTTTAATAATCTTCCTATTAATTATCTTTTTAAACACTGAAAAAGGTCAGGCTGTTATCGCAACTGGTGATAACGAAACAATGGCCGCATCCCTTGGTATCAATACAACCGTCATGAAATTTATCGGCTTGATGGTTTCTAACGGAATCGTTGCTTTAACTGGTGGCTTGATTGCCCAACAGAATGGTTTCGCCGACGTCAACATGGGTATCGGTGTCATCGTTATCGGACTTTCTGCCATCATTATCGGTGAAGTTATCTACCCTGACGTTCCATTGAGCGTTCGTCTGATTACCATTGTCATTGGTAGTATCGTCTACCGTTTAATTTTGATGATCGTATTACAATTAGGCTTCAACACCAACGATTTGAAACTTATTTCAGCTATCATCTTGGCTCTTTGCTTGGCATTACCAACAATTCGAGCACAATTCCTACATACTTTGAGAAACGGGGTTAAAACGAAATGA
- the trpX gene encoding tryptophan ABC transporter substrate-binding protein, with translation MKHTRRLYVTLIALAMFLIFAYFYTGRADDQKQNAIPKVGVLQLMSHPALDQINKGIDDTLKKNGYIDGKNVKIEFQNAQGDQSNLRTISKQFVQDNVDVAVGIATPSVQSLKNATSKIPIVMGAVTDPEGAGIISNNQKPGGNITGVSDQAPLEAQLELMKKVIPNLKSIGIIYTSSDASATSQMKKMEAIAKKQGLTVKVSSINSVNDIQQVGTALAQGVQTIYVPTDNTVASGMKLLSSIAAKQNIAVFPAATTMVKDGGLATVGLSQYELGEETGKHVVRILEHKEDPATTPVTFMKKGHLMLNEKMAQKLNIQFPDSLVKEAQKKGQIIK, from the coding sequence ATGAAACATACGAGAAGACTTTACGTAACACTAATTGCACTAGCAATGTTCTTAATTTTTGCATACTTTTATACCGGACGCGCTGATGACCAGAAACAAAACGCGATTCCAAAAGTTGGGGTTCTCCAACTGATGTCACATCCCGCTTTGGACCAAATCAATAAGGGAATTGATGACACATTAAAGAAAAATGGTTACATTGATGGCAAGAATGTCAAAATTGAATTTCAAAATGCCCAAGGAGATCAAAGTAATCTAAGAACTATCAGTAAACAATTCGTGCAAGATAACGTTGATGTAGCAGTCGGAATTGCCACTCCTTCCGTTCAATCATTGAAGAACGCTACTTCAAAAATTCCAATCGTCATGGGTGCTGTCACTGACCCAGAAGGCGCTGGTATCATCAGCAATAACCAAAAGCCTGGTGGCAATATCACTGGTGTTTCTGATCAAGCTCCACTAGAAGCTCAATTGGAATTAATGAAAAAAGTTATTCCTAATCTAAAATCTATCGGTATTATTTATACATCCAGCGATGCTTCCGCTACTAGCCAAATGAAGAAAATGGAAGCAATCGCCAAGAAACAAGGTTTAACAGTTAAGGTTTCCAGCATCAACTCAGTTAACGATATTCAACAAGTCGGAACAGCTTTAGCACAAGGCGTTCAAACAATCTACGTTCCAACCGACAACACCGTGGCCTCTGGTATGAAATTGCTTTCTTCCATCGCTGCTAAACAAAATATTGCTGTTTTCCCAGCCGCAACTACCATGGTTAAAGATGGCGGACTTGCTACAGTCGGACTCAGCCAATATGAACTCGGTGAAGAAACTGGTAAACATGTCGTTCGCATCTTGGAACACAAAGAGGATCCTGCAACAACACCTGTTACATTTATGAAGAAAGGCCACTTAATGCTCAACGAAAAGATGGCTCAAAAGCTCAATATTCAATTCCCAGATTCACTAGTTAAGGAAGCTCAAAAGAAAGGACAAATCATCAAATGA